In one window of Spartinivicinus marinus DNA:
- a CDS encoding FAD-binding and (Fe-S)-binding domain-containing protein, with amino-acid sequence MVNANSTATYQQLESILATKIEGKRIITQEAKCLAYGTDASFYRLIPKIILQLKNLEEVIFAIKSCRKLGIHYTFRAAGTSLSGQAISDSVLITLTDDWRNHQVIENGNQIMLQPGVIGADANKYLAPFQRKIGPDPASINTCKIGGIAANNASGMCCGTAQNSYQTVANMKIVFSDGTLLDTGNRENIASFKKSHPQFIEKLNQLCKQTLDNKALTEQIQHKYRLKNTTGYALNALVDFQDPIKVIEHLMIGSEGTLGFIADITYNTVVEHPDKASALLVFATIEDACRAVTTLSKMPVAAVEMMDGRALRSVADKPGMPEFIQHLDLEATAILIETHASSQQQLDRQCKSVIDSLAPFTIIESEPFTSDPTTVSTLWKIRKGMFPAVGAVRQVGTTVIIEDVAFPVKNLANGVRDLQMLFDKYKYHEAIIFGHALEGNLHFVFTQGFDNQQEIERYGQFMDEVAELVAVKYQGSLKAEHGTGRNMAPYVELEWGKAGYKLMQQIKKLFDPEGLLNPGVIINDNPHSHIENLKPMPAANQLIDRCIECGFCEPVCPSRTLTLSPRQRIVLFRELQRRKRAGENIEASELQKVFNYQGIDTCAATGLCAERCPVEINTGDLIKQLRTEKYKKYRLIAKWTAEHFDTTTKIARVGLSANQLACKTLGKITVGKLVNGLRSLTKGSTPIWFAEYPQPNKHNLAAPLNPYISNQKKVVYMPSCASRVMGQQTDASDQRPLTEVTLSLLNKAGYEAIIPDKLTEQCCGMPYGSKGMNDLAKQKAKQLEAVLWQATEQGKYPILMDTSPCAKQSIEQFNKPLEVLEPTGFVSKYLLEHLIIKPTEETVMLHITCSSRRMGLEADMLKLAKTCAKEVIIPKHIQCCGWAGDKGFTTPELNAAAVKPLKAQIPTHCSRGFSNSRTCEIGLSHHSGIPYQSILYLVDEVSKTL; translated from the coding sequence ATGGTAAATGCCAATTCAACAGCCACTTACCAGCAACTGGAATCTATCCTTGCAACTAAAATAGAAGGCAAGCGAATTATTACTCAGGAAGCCAAGTGTTTGGCTTATGGAACCGATGCCAGCTTTTACCGTTTAATTCCCAAAATTATTTTACAGCTTAAAAACCTGGAAGAAGTGATTTTTGCAATCAAAAGCTGTCGTAAACTGGGTATTCACTACACCTTTAGAGCAGCTGGCACCAGTTTATCTGGACAAGCCATTTCAGACTCGGTGCTTATTACCCTGACTGATGACTGGCGTAATCATCAAGTCATAGAAAATGGCAATCAAATCATGCTCCAACCTGGAGTAATTGGTGCCGATGCCAATAAATACTTAGCACCTTTTCAAAGAAAGATTGGGCCTGACCCTGCGTCGATTAATACCTGTAAAATTGGTGGGATTGCTGCCAATAATGCCAGTGGTATGTGCTGCGGTACAGCGCAAAATTCCTACCAAACAGTAGCCAATATGAAAATAGTATTCAGTGATGGAACGCTGTTAGATACTGGCAATAGGGAAAACATTGCATCATTTAAAAAATCCCACCCTCAATTTATTGAAAAACTCAATCAGCTTTGTAAACAAACTTTAGATAACAAAGCGCTAACCGAACAAATTCAACATAAATACCGACTGAAAAATACCACTGGTTATGCCTTAAATGCTTTAGTGGATTTTCAAGACCCAATTAAAGTCATTGAACATTTGATGATAGGCTCAGAAGGCACCCTCGGCTTTATTGCTGACATTACCTATAACACAGTTGTAGAGCACCCTGACAAAGCCTCTGCATTATTAGTTTTCGCTACCATTGAAGACGCCTGTCGTGCAGTAACCACTTTATCGAAAATGCCGGTTGCAGCGGTAGAAATGATGGATGGCCGGGCACTTCGCTCAGTGGCAGATAAACCCGGTATGCCAGAGTTTATTCAACACCTAGATTTAGAAGCCACTGCAATACTCATAGAAACCCATGCCAGTAGTCAGCAACAACTCGATCGTCAGTGCAAATCAGTAATTGACTCACTAGCCCCATTTACCATTATTGAGTCAGAACCATTTACCAGTGACCCGACCACAGTTTCAACTCTTTGGAAAATTCGTAAAGGTATGTTCCCTGCAGTGGGCGCTGTTCGCCAGGTTGGTACCACCGTTATTATTGAAGATGTCGCTTTCCCAGTAAAAAATTTAGCAAATGGTGTTCGTGATTTACAAATGCTATTTGATAAATACAAATACCATGAAGCTATTATTTTCGGCCATGCATTAGAGGGTAATTTACATTTTGTATTTACCCAAGGGTTTGATAACCAGCAAGAAATCGAACGTTATGGCCAGTTTATGGATGAAGTTGCTGAGTTGGTAGCCGTTAAATATCAGGGCTCGTTAAAAGCTGAACATGGCACTGGCCGAAATATGGCACCTTATGTAGAACTGGAGTGGGGTAAAGCAGGCTACAAACTCATGCAGCAAATTAAAAAGCTGTTTGACCCTGAAGGCCTACTTAATCCTGGTGTTATTATTAACGACAATCCACATTCACATATTGAAAACCTCAAGCCAATGCCAGCGGCTAATCAATTAATCGACCGTTGTATTGAGTGTGGTTTTTGTGAGCCGGTGTGCCCCTCCCGTACTCTTACCCTTTCTCCACGTCAACGTATAGTATTGTTCCGAGAGCTACAACGACGTAAGCGTGCAGGTGAAAATATAGAAGCCTCAGAGCTGCAAAAAGTATTTAACTACCAAGGTATTGATACCTGTGCAGCTACAGGTCTTTGTGCTGAACGCTGCCCTGTTGAAATCAATACTGGCGACTTAATTAAACAGCTTCGGACAGAGAAATATAAAAAATACAGGCTAATTGCTAAATGGACTGCCGAACATTTCGATACTACAACCAAAATTGCCAGGGTGGGTTTAAGCGCAAATCAACTGGCTTGTAAAACCCTCGGCAAGATAACCGTTGGAAAACTCGTGAATGGACTACGCTCGTTAACTAAAGGCTCAACACCCATTTGGTTTGCAGAATATCCACAGCCTAACAAACATAATTTAGCTGCCCCACTAAACCCGTATATATCAAATCAGAAAAAAGTGGTATATATGCCATCCTGCGCCAGCAGAGTAATGGGACAACAAACAGACGCAAGTGACCAGCGCCCGTTAACTGAAGTAACACTTTCACTGTTAAATAAAGCTGGGTATGAAGCCATTATCCCAGATAAACTCACTGAACAATGCTGCGGTATGCCATACGGCAGTAAAGGTATGAATGACTTAGCCAAACAAAAAGCCAAACAATTAGAAGCGGTTTTGTGGCAAGCAACCGAACAAGGAAAATATCCAATACTGATGGATACCAGCCCCTGCGCTAAACAAAGTATCGAGCAATTTAATAAGCCACTTGAAGTATTAGAGCCAACAGGTTTTGTCAGTAAATATCTACTAGAACACCTGATAATTAAGCCTACTGAAGAAACAGTTATGCTCCACATAACCTGTAGTTCGCGCCGAATGGGACTTGAAGCAGACATGTTAAAGCTCGCAAAAACCTGTGCTAAAGAAGTTATCATTCCAAAACATATCCAATGCTGCGGCTGGGCAGGCGATAAAGGCTTTACCACACCCGAGCTAAATGCAGCCGCAGTTAAACCACTGAAAGCACAAATTCCAACCCACTGCTCCCGAGGCTTTAGCAACAGCCGCACTTGCGAGATAGGGCTTTCCCACCATAGTGGAATACCCTATCAATCTATACTTTATTTGGTGGATGAAGTTTCTAAAACACTTTAA